ATATACGTATAGCGATGTGTATATGTATCTAAATTGTTGGTACAGGGATAAAAGGCTTGCGGCTGTATATTAAGGCCGCATAATGTCTCTGATAATAAGCCCGTCTTTTACGGAAGATGAATAATTATAATGAGATTCATCAGTGTGATCACAGACCACCGTGTTTTTTTGCCTGTATGTGCTGTAAAATATTCAGATCGGATAAACCGATGAAAGTGAGGTTAATGCGGATGAAGGAAGTAACGATGTTTATGTTCGAAGGGTGTCCACATTGCCGTAAGGCGAAAGAGATGATGGACGCGCTTTTTGCGGAGAAACCGGAATATGCCGAGGTCCCGTTGACTGTAATAGACGAAAAACGGCAGCCTGAAGTTGCGGATAAGTATGATTATTTTTACGTGCCGACTTTTTTTGTCGGCGAAGAGAAGATCCATGAAGGAATACCCACAAAAGAGGCTATAGAACATGTTTTCAAAAAAGCATATAACGGGTAAAGAGGTTGATCTTGAATGGCAATGAGTCGGGTTGATTCCTTGGAGATACTAAAACTTGTAGGTAATACTCCGCTTTACAGACTGAAAAAGGATACCGGCGGAGCGGAAGTCTGGGTTAAGCTGGAAGGCAATAACCCCGGAGGCTCGATAAAGGACAGGGCAGCATGGGGTATGCTGAAGCGCGCCGAGGACGAAGGGCTGTTGCGCGAGGGGGCTGTCATTGTTGAACCAACGAGCGGCAACACGGGGATAGGACTTGCATTACTGGGGCGGGCTCTCGGTTTGCGCGTGGTGCTTACGATGCCGGGATCAATGTCCGTTGAGCGCCGCACTATACTGAAGGCGTTCGGCGCAGAGCTTGTCCTTACCCCGGCAGAGGAGGGCATGAAGGGCGCCTTTGATGCCGCCAATGCTATTTTGGAGAAAGAAAAAAATGCAATTATGCTCGATCAGTTCTCAAACCCCGGCAATCCGTGGGCACACGAGATGACCACCGGACCCGAGATACTTGCGCAGATACCCAAGGACAGGAAACTTGCCGCATTCGTCGCGAGCTTCGGGACAGGAGGAACGATAAGCGGCATTGGCAAAGCATTGCGTAAAGAGTGGCCAGATGTAGAGGTAATAGCGCTTGAACCGGCGTCGAGCCCGCTCATAACGGAGGGCCGTTCTGGCCCGCACAAGATACAGGGCATAGGAGCCAACTTCGTGCCTTCCAATCTGGACAGGAGTGTAGTGTCGCGTTTCATGACGGTCAAAGATGAGGATGCGCTTGATACAGCTAAATGGCTTGCTGCTGAAGAAGGTATCTTCAGTGGGATATCAGCGGGTGCCAATGTATGGTCCGCAATAGAGACAGCGAAAAATCTTCCTGCGGACAGCATTGTTGTTACAGTGCAGCCGGACAG
This is a stretch of genomic DNA from Synergistaceae bacterium. It encodes these proteins:
- a CDS encoding glutaredoxin encodes the protein MKEVTMFMFEGCPHCRKAKEMMDALFAEKPEYAEVPLTVIDEKRQPEVADKYDYFYVPTFFVGEEKIHEGIPTKEAIEHVFKKAYNG
- the cysK gene encoding cysteine synthase A, which codes for MSRVDSLEILKLVGNTPLYRLKKDTGGAEVWVKLEGNNPGGSIKDRAAWGMLKRAEDEGLLREGAVIVEPTSGNTGIGLALLGRALGLRVVLTMPGSMSVERRTILKAFGAELVLTPAEEGMKGAFDAANAILEKEKNAIMLDQFSNPGNPWAHEMTTGPEILAQIPKDRKLAAFVASFGTGGTISGIGKALRKEWPDVEVIALEPASSPLITEGRSGPHKIQGIGANFVPSNLDRSVVSRFMTVKDEDALDTAKWLAAEEGIFSGISAGANVWSAIETAKNLPADSIVVTVQPDRGDKYLSVFSA